CTATGGGATCAGTACACTATATGGCACCAGAACGTGTGCGAGGTCAACAAGCCAGTGTCCAATCGGACATCTATGCTTTGGGCATTATTCTTTATGAAATGTTAACTAATCATCTTCCTTTTGATGGTGAAACATCACTAGCCATTGCTTTAAAACATTTCAACGAAGCAACCCCTAGTTTGCGACAAGCTCAACCTGATATTCCCCAAGCTTTAGAAAATGTTGTTTTTAGAGCAACTGCCAAAGATCCGAGTGTGCGTTACACAAGTGCTTTAGCAATGGCTACTGATTTAAAAACGGTTTTGTCACCACAAAGAGCGCATGAGCCAGTCTTTGTGCCATCAAATGACGAAAAAGAACGGAATGATTCTGAAGAGACTAAAGTTTTGCCCGAATTAGTAGATGATGACAATAAAAAAGATGTTCCTCCGATTAAAAAAAAGAATTCTAATAAAAAATTTTGGTGGCTTATGGCAGCTTTATTAGTAATTTTATTTTTGATCGGATGGGGGTGGTTGAATGCTCGTCAAGAAGTAGCAGTTCCAGATGTTACTAACCTCAATGCAACTCAAGCACGAGCAGTATTAAATAACTCACAATTAAAATCTCGTGTTAGTGCCAGTGAACATAGTAATCGCGTGGCTAAAAATGATATTATCCGTTCAGTCCCTCCCAAAGGAACGCATGTTAAATCTGGTACTACGATTAAGCTAGTTCGCAGTTTAGGACCGGTTTTGAGGACAGTTCCCAATGTTGTAGGGCAAAATTATTATGAAGCTCGTAATCAACTCACAAGTTTGGGGTTTAGAGTTAAACGGATTAATCGTTATTCACAAACTGTGCCAGCAGGCAATGTTATTAAGCAAACGCCGCGGGCTAAAAGCCGGATTGCATCTAAAAAGAAAGCTGTGCGTTTAACCGTTTCTTTAGGACAAAAAAATTATAGTTTTGCTGTTAAAGATTTAACGGGTTATAATTTACGCGGAGCCCAAGATTACGCTAACGAAGAGGGATTGCAATTGGTAGTCAAAACTGTACCATCTAGTACTGTTGAAAAGGGCAACGTAGTATCTCAAAATCCCATTGCTGGCACAAGAATTTTACGTGGGGCTTCATTGGTCGTAAATATTTCTAGTGGCAAGCCTGATAATAGTGATCAACATAATAATAGCGATGCTAATACTAATCCAACAGGCACATCTCCACAAACTGTTACTAGGACGATTAATTTACCATTTAATGGACAGGATAATCAAAGCAAGAATACCTTTCAAATTTATATTAAAGACGCTAATCACAATTTGAATGATTTATATAAAGAAACTGAGATTGATTCTACAACACAAATTACAATACCCTTTCAACTTAACAAAGGCCAAACAGGGCAATATAAAGTGGTTCGAGATGGGATTGTTTTAGATTCGGAAAACGTAACGGCAGGTTGATGTATGCAAACAGGAAAAATAATTAAATCCAACAGTGGTTTTTATGATGTTCAAACTGCTAATCAAGAAATTATTCGTACGCGAGCGCGGGGTAATTTTCGTCAAAAGAAAATTAAACCGATTGTAGGTGATTGGGTTGAGTTCGAAAATGATTATCTTTTAAAAATCAAACCCCGCAAAAACGAAGTGGTACGTCCCTTAATCGCGAATGTTGATCAAGCTTTAGTAGTTATAACTGCTGTTGAACCGCAATTTTCTACTAATTTATTAGATCGGTTTTTGGTAGTTTTAACTGCCCAAAAAATTAAACCGCTAATTTATCTCAGTAAGATAGATTTAGCCCCAAAGCAACAGCAAACACAGCTTATAGAACAATTAAAATATTATCAAAGTTGTGGTTATCAAGTTTTTATATCCAACGAAGTTAAACAAAATCCTCAATCATTGATTGCCGCCTTAGATAATAAAGAGACCGTTTTGGCTGGACAAACAGGTGCTGGCAAATCAACATTATTAAATCACTTAATTCCCAATCTTAATTTAGAGACAGGCAGTATTTCTACTAGCTTAAATCGTGGTAAACACACTACCAGAATGGTTACATTATATCCGTTTCATAAGGGCCTTATTGCTGATACACCTGGATTTTCTTCGCTTACTTTGCAAAACATTACGCGCGAAAACTTGCCACAATTATTTCCAGATTTTGTTTCCTTAAAAGATAAGTGTAAATATCGAAGCTGTGTCCATTTAAATGAACCTGATTGTGCCATCAAGCAAGCTGTTGACAGTGGTAAAATAATGAACAGCCGATATCTGAATTATTGTCAATTTCAAGCAGAAATTGCTCAAGAACGTCCAGTATATTTAAAAACTGATAAAAGGAGTAAAAAAAAATAATGGCTAATCAAACTTTAATTGCCCCCTCAATTTTAAGTGCGGATCGGTTAAATTTGCAGCGGGATATTCAAGCGGCCGATGCAGCCGGAGCTGATTTATTTCATATTGACTTAATGGATGGTGTTTTTGTTCCTAATTTAACTTTTGGTCCAGATTTTATTAAGTCAATTAATCAAATCACACAAGTACCCCTAGATGCGCATTTGATGGTGTCAACTCCAGAGAACTATTTGGATAGTGTAGTGGCCGCAGGAGCCGATTTAATTAATGTTCATGTCGAAAGTACAAAGCACATTTATCGTGTTGTGCAACGTATTCAAGAATTGAATGTGCGTGCGGGTGTAGTTTTAAATCCGGGAACTAGCATTGCCAGTATCGAACCATTGTTGCATATTGTTGATAATATTTTGGTGATGACTGTGAATCCTGGCTTTGGCGGGCAAGTATTTATTGCAGAAATGATAGATAAAGTTAGTCAATTAGCAAAATTACGGACAGCTCATAGTGATTATACGTACAGTATTGAAGTTGATGGCGGAGTAAATGAGCAGACAATTAAGTTATGCCAGCAAGTAGGTGCTAATGTTTTTGTAGCGGGTTCGTATGTATTTGGTCATGATATTACTCAGAGAATTAATAATTTAAAGCAGGCGTTAATCAATGAAAACAGTTAATCTTTTACTAGGCTCTACCAGTAATTTACCTGATTTAACGGCAATCTCTGGCCCGTGGGTTGGTGTTGATCATGGTACTTCTATTTTGTTGCAAAATCATATTACTCCAATAATTAGTGTAGGAGACTTTGATTCTTTGAATGTAACTGAACGCCAACAAATGGAATCACAAGTTAATGATATTCGTTATTCTAATCCCATTAAGGATTACACCGATTCACAAATGGGTTTACAAATAGCTCTGCAAGATTTGCAGGCCGAACAAGTCAATATTTATGGTGCTATTGGTGGGCGGATAGATCATGAATTAGTGAATATCTTTTTACCATTAGATTTAACTCTGGGAAGTAATATTCATAAAATTCGATTGATTGATCGACAAAATATAATTGAATATTTTACTCCTGGTAATTATGAAATTAAATATTTACCCAATATGAAATACTTAGGCTTTTTTAATTTAACTGCAGTTAAACAATTAGAAATTAAAGATGCTAAATATAAGTTACCGGCTACTGACTTTTTACGCCCAGTTTCTTTGGCCAGCAATGAATTTGTTCAGCCAACTGTCCATTTTAGTTTT
The nucleotide sequence above comes from Bombilactobacillus bombi. Encoded proteins:
- the pknB gene encoding Stk1 family PASTA domain-containing Ser/Thr kinase; the encoded protein is MINKGDLIANRYLIVDTLGEGGMSNVYLAEDTYLHRKVALKSLRADLQNDEQIRLRFQRESRAMSKLSSPYIVNILDVGDEDIPFIVMEYVPGGSLKKYIKHHFPIPYPQVIKLMEEILQGVAVAHQHGIIHRDLKPQNVMITPEQHAKVADFGIALSQGEQSITQTNSTMGSVHYMAPERVRGQQASVQSDIYALGIILYEMLTNHLPFDGETSLAIALKHFNEATPSLRQAQPDIPQALENVVFRATAKDPSVRYTSALAMATDLKTVLSPQRAHEPVFVPSNDEKERNDSEETKVLPELVDDDNKKDVPPIKKKNSNKKFWWLMAALLVILFLIGWGWLNARQEVAVPDVTNLNATQARAVLNNSQLKSRVSASEHSNRVAKNDIIRSVPPKGTHVKSGTTIKLVRSLGPVLRTVPNVVGQNYYEARNQLTSLGFRVKRINRYSQTVPAGNVIKQTPRAKSRIASKKKAVRLTVSLGQKNYSFAVKDLTGYNLRGAQDYANEEGLQLVVKTVPSSTVEKGNVVSQNPIAGTRILRGASLVVNISSGKPDNSDQHNNSDANTNPTGTSPQTVTRTINLPFNGQDNQSKNTFQIYIKDANHNLNDLYKETEIDSTTQITIPFQLNKGQTGQYKVVRDGIVLDSENVTAG
- the rsgA gene encoding ribosome small subunit-dependent GTPase A — its product is MQTGKIIKSNSGFYDVQTANQEIIRTRARGNFRQKKIKPIVGDWVEFENDYLLKIKPRKNEVVRPLIANVDQALVVITAVEPQFSTNLLDRFLVVLTAQKIKPLIYLSKIDLAPKQQQTQLIEQLKYYQSCGYQVFISNEVKQNPQSLIAALDNKETVLAGQTGAGKSTLLNHLIPNLNLETGSISTSLNRGKHTTRMVTLYPFHKGLIADTPGFSSLTLQNITRENLPQLFPDFVSLKDKCKYRSCVHLNEPDCAIKQAVDSGKIMNSRYLNYCQFQAEIAQERPVYLKTDKRSKKK
- the rpe gene encoding ribulose-phosphate 3-epimerase — its product is MANQTLIAPSILSADRLNLQRDIQAADAAGADLFHIDLMDGVFVPNLTFGPDFIKSINQITQVPLDAHLMVSTPENYLDSVVAAGADLINVHVESTKHIYRVVQRIQELNVRAGVVLNPGTSIASIEPLLHIVDNILVMTVNPGFGGQVFIAEMIDKVSQLAKLRTAHSDYTYSIEVDGGVNEQTIKLCQQVGANVFVAGSYVFGHDITQRINNLKQALINENS
- a CDS encoding thiamine diphosphokinase; the encoded protein is MKTVNLLLGSTSNLPDLTAISGPWVGVDHGTSILLQNHITPIISVGDFDSLNVTERQQMESQVNDIRYSNPIKDYTDSQMGLQIALQDLQAEQVNIYGAIGGRIDHELVNIFLPLDLTLGSNIHKIRLIDRQNIIEYFTPGNYEIKYLPNMKYLGFFNLTAVKQLEIKDAKYKLPATDFLRPVSLASNEFVQPTVHFSFADGVVAVIQSKDIKQ